In Oscillatoria sp. FACHB-1407, one DNA window encodes the following:
- a CDS encoding DNA methyltransferase yields the protein MTESAKQLSISEPDESAKIQEPVECLGKTFENDEARRAYFLEKLREKLKDPEFRAIEGFPIGEDEDILALSDPPYYTACPNPFLEDFIRCYGKPYDPETSHYHREPLAADISEGKTDSLYTAHSYHTKVPHKAIMRYILHYTEPGDIVLDGFSGSGLTGVAAQMCGSPDQEFKREIETEREAANLPPVKWGSRRAVLNDIGIAATFIGANYNLPFDVEAFEREAKRILRELKDEIGWMYETLHTDGKTKGQINYTVWSEVFSCPNCSEQIVFLKEALDLITKRVHETFSCPHCSARLNKDNLQRFIETLIDPATHEPWQRIRLIPVLVNYSVGKNKFEKEVDSFDLETLREIERLELPSTVPTNRFPIERMYHGSRLAPKGFTHVHHLFLPPAIQSLGVLWKKAITFRDPRLRNMLFYLIEQALWTMSVCNAYRPTGFSQVSQYMKGIYYVPSQHSEVSPWYVLNGKLNRLVKAFKVFQANTAHVTANASTTAKLNIPDNSIDYIFTDPPFGENIFYADLNLLVESWHKVATNTRTEAIIDKPKQKDLSDYQQLMQRCFEQYYRVLKPGRWMTMVFHNSKNAVWNAIQEAMLSAGFVVSTVRTLNKQQGSYRQVTSSAPKEDLVVSAYKPNGGLESRFKLEAGTEEGVWDFVRTHLGQLPVMPILNDCAEPVSERTSQMLYDQMVAFHVQRGVMIPLSAAEFYAGVEQRFEPRNGMYFLPEQALEYDRKRHTVREFLQLELLVTDEESAIQWVRQQLTRKPQTLQELTPKFMKEGQRSWAKHERLFELRELLEDNFPCYKGNEPIPPQIVSWLKESSIYREIINGLETEHLTDAGLDTQNSVLLNAAVERWYVPNPDRARDLELIRDQKLLREFEQYRQSNQRKLKQFRTEAIRAGFKKCWQERTEEGYQTIVDIAHKIPETILQEDPKLFRFYNQAVTRLGGI from the coding sequence ATGACGGAGTCAGCCAAGCAACTGTCGATTTCTGAACCAGATGAGTCAGCCAAAATTCAGGAACCCGTAGAGTGCTTAGGCAAGACCTTTGAGAACGATGAGGCGCGGCGGGCTTATTTCCTAGAGAAACTGCGGGAGAAGCTAAAAGATCCTGAATTTCGAGCGATCGAAGGGTTTCCCATCGGTGAAGACGAAGACATCTTGGCACTATCTGACCCACCCTACTACACGGCTTGCCCCAATCCCTTTTTAGAAGACTTCATTCGCTGCTACGGCAAGCCTTACGATCCTGAAACCAGCCATTATCACCGTGAACCTTTGGCGGCGGATATCAGCGAAGGCAAAACAGACAGCTTATACACTGCCCATAGCTATCACACCAAGGTGCCGCATAAAGCCATCATGCGCTATATCCTGCACTATACAGAGCCAGGAGATATTGTTTTGGATGGGTTCTCTGGCTCCGGCTTGACGGGTGTTGCGGCGCAAATGTGTGGTTCTCCTGATCAGGAGTTTAAGAGAGAAATTGAAACGGAACGTGAAGCCGCAAACCTCCCACCTGTAAAATGGGGTTCCCGTCGAGCGGTGCTAAATGATATTGGAATTGCTGCCACTTTTATTGGAGCGAATTATAACCTGCCGTTTGATGTAGAGGCATTTGAACGAGAAGCCAAACGTATTCTGAGGGAGCTAAAAGACGAAATTGGCTGGATGTATGAAACGCTTCATACAGATGGAAAAACGAAAGGGCAAATCAATTACACCGTTTGGAGTGAAGTCTTCAGTTGCCCAAACTGTAGTGAACAAATCGTTTTTCTGAAAGAAGCTCTTGATCTCATTACCAAACGAGTTCATGAGACATTTTCATGTCCCCACTGCTCTGCTAGGCTAAACAAAGATAATCTTCAAAGATTCATAGAAACGCTAATTGATCCAGCGACCCATGAACCTTGGCAACGAATTCGCTTAATACCAGTATTAGTTAACTATAGCGTTGGGAAAAACAAGTTTGAGAAGGAAGTTGATAGCTTTGATCTAGAAACCTTAAGAGAAATAGAAAGATTAGAACTTCCATCAACTGTACCAACTAATCGTTTCCCAATCGAGCGTATGTATCATGGCTCACGATTGGCACCGAAAGGCTTCACACATGTCCACCACTTGTTTTTACCTCCGGCTATTCAATCTCTTGGAGTGTTGTGGAAAAAAGCAATTACTTTTAGAGATCCGCGCTTGCGAAATATGCTTTTTTATCTGATAGAGCAAGCGCTTTGGACTATGTCAGTTTGCAATGCTTATCGTCCAACTGGCTTTTCTCAAGTTTCACAATATATGAAGGGTATTTATTATGTCCCTTCACAGCATTCAGAAGTTTCACCTTGGTATGTGTTGAATGGAAAGCTAAATCGGCTGGTCAAAGCGTTTAAGGTTTTTCAAGCAAATACAGCTCACGTAACTGCTAACGCTAGTACTACAGCCAAGCTCAATATTCCCGATAATTCAATCGACTATATCTTTACTGATCCGCCCTTCGGCGAAAATATTTTCTATGCCGACCTTAACCTTTTAGTTGAATCTTGGCATAAAGTCGCAACTAATACTAGAACTGAAGCTATTATTGACAAGCCCAAACAAAAGGATTTATCAGATTACCAACAACTAATGCAGCGTTGCTTTGAGCAATATTATCGGGTGCTAAAGCCTGGTCGCTGGATGACGATGGTGTTCCATAATTCCAAAAATGCGGTCTGGAATGCTATTCAAGAGGCAATGCTATCCGCAGGGTTTGTCGTTTCAACGGTTCGCACCCTGAATAAGCAGCAAGGCTCCTACCGACAAGTCACCAGCAGTGCCCCTAAAGAAGATTTGGTGGTGTCTGCCTATAAACCCAATGGTGGATTAGAGTCTCGCTTCAAGCTGGAAGCAGGCACCGAAGAAGGCGTTTGGGATTTTGTTCGCACTCATTTAGGGCAACTGCCTGTCATGCCGATTCTCAATGACTGTGCAGAACCCGTTTCTGAGCGCACCAGTCAGATGTTATATGACCAAATGGTCGCCTTCCACGTTCAGCGTGGAGTCATGATCCCCCTCTCTGCGGCTGAGTTCTACGCCGGAGTAGAGCAGCGATTTGAGCCGCGAAATGGGATGTACTTTTTGCCAGAACAAGCGTTGGAATACGATCGCAAACGCCATACCGTCCGCGAGTTCCTCCAGCTTGAACTACTTGTTACAGATGAAGAATCCGCTATTCAATGGGTACGCCAACAACTGACCCGGAAACCGCAAACCCTGCAAGAACTCACGCCCAAATTCATGAAAGAAGGGCAGCGTTCCTGGGCAAAGCACGAACGCTTATTTGAACTCCGAGAACTCCTGGAAGACAATTTCCCTTGCTATAAAGGCAATGAGCCAATTCCCCCCCAAATCGTTTCCTGGCTTAAAGAATCCTCCATCTACAGAGAAATTATCAACGGGCTAGAAACCGAACATCTCACTGATGCTGGGTTAGATACTCAAAATTCAGTTTTGCTAAATGCAGCGGTTGAGAGATGGTATGTGCCAAATCCTGATCGAGCTAGAGACTTAGAACTTATTCGCGATCAGAAACTCCTGCGAGAATTTGAGCAATACCGTCAATCAAACCAACGCAAACTCAAGCAATTCCGTACTGAGGCAATTCGCGCAGGTTTCAAGAAGTGCTGGCAGGAACGGACAGAAGAAGGCTATCAAACCATTGTAGACATCGCCCATAAAATCCCCGAAACCATTCTTCAGGAAGACCCAAAACTCTTCCGCTTTTATAACCAAGCTGTGACCCGACTGGGAGGAATCTAA
- a CDS encoding AAA family ATPase — MLTKWKLFNFKSVQKETELALAPLTIFAGPNSSGKSTWIQSILLISQTVASKVQSPAAVVLNGYLTKLGQFDDLKSYGSGANQILIGWECEPRKPQFSSLSEESEIGLARAVSLGDMPERILGEIYFDADSSNSDKDLTQLQPRLFQYTMSCNSKDEDAINSISTFSVGLLSKPLAQKVQDLNVSPADIEAARSALECEIKLNENALKELRELREFFDLEVEPVGCAFSHHFLPSKLIVRCNEVIEETRLISSILLEEGIRVSPSYIMRQRNNPTIPLRAIKLLQDWFGDILPISNQPDIDQISLFPEIEPRAITLKDWMDGLRRLSSHRRGEFRQRLRRELSPEKLDELNQILYESLLENRQSPYALKSQQLPRKIRTAVNYLDSFFSNSVQYLGPLRDEPKPLYPLAPTVDPSDIGLRGEYTAAVFDRYKEKRITYIPTTCFPEPKGGQPLKEEYQTRTLKTAVLDWLRYLEVAEDLQTKDMGKLGHELKVTLPGLGKEQDLMHVGVGVSQVLPILVMCLLADEDTTLIFEQPELHLHPLVQTRLADFFLSMALLGKQCIIETHSEYLINRLRFRVASDITSEPRDTLAEQIKIYFAEKVKGASKYCEVTVNKYGAIVDWPKGFFDQSQREAEEILRASMAKRKQERQKKQEQLGEKPDA; from the coding sequence ATGCTTACTAAATGGAAGCTCTTCAACTTCAAATCAGTTCAAAAAGAGACTGAACTTGCATTAGCCCCCCTCACAATCTTCGCCGGACCCAATAGTAGCGGCAAGAGCACTTGGATTCAATCCATTTTACTGATTAGCCAAACGGTAGCCAGCAAAGTTCAGTCTCCTGCTGCTGTTGTCCTCAATGGCTATCTGACAAAGCTCGGTCAATTTGATGATCTCAAGTCATACGGCAGTGGGGCAAATCAAATTCTTATTGGGTGGGAGTGTGAACCGCGTAAACCTCAATTCTCAAGTCTCTCTGAAGAGTCAGAAATTGGTTTAGCAAGAGCGGTTAGTTTAGGAGATATGCCAGAGAGGATTCTTGGTGAAATATATTTTGATGCTGATTCATCTAATTCAGATAAAGATTTAACTCAACTTCAGCCTCGCTTATTTCAATACACAATGTCCTGCAATAGCAAGGACGAAGACGCTATCAACTCGATCTCTACTTTTTCTGTAGGTCTCCTATCAAAGCCATTAGCTCAAAAAGTTCAAGATTTGAACGTTTCCCCGGCAGATATCGAGGCAGCACGAAGTGCCCTTGAATGTGAAATTAAGCTAAATGAAAATGCTCTAAAAGAGTTGAGGGAATTAAGAGAATTTTTTGATTTAGAAGTTGAGCCAGTAGGTTGTGCATTTAGCCATCATTTTCTACCGAGTAAACTAATTGTACGCTGTAACGAAGTCATAGAGGAAACGCGCCTTATTTCGTCAATTTTGTTAGAGGAAGGGATACGTGTGTCTCCGTCCTATATTATGAGGCAACGGAACAATCCTACTATTCCTCTCAGAGCAATTAAGTTATTACAGGACTGGTTCGGTGATATTTTGCCAATTTCAAATCAACCGGATATTGATCAAATTTCACTTTTTCCAGAAATAGAGCCTAGAGCTATTACTCTAAAGGATTGGATGGATGGGCTAAGAAGGTTATCTTCTCACCGTCGGGGTGAATTTAGACAAAGACTTCGTAGAGAGCTTTCACCAGAAAAATTGGATGAATTAAATCAAATATTATATGAGTCACTTTTAGAAAATAGACAAAGCCCTTATGCACTTAAATCACAGCAGTTGCCAAGGAAAATTCGTACAGCAGTTAATTATTTAGATTCTTTTTTTTCTAACTCAGTTCAATATCTAGGTCCATTACGAGACGAGCCAAAACCTTTATATCCGTTAGCTCCCACTGTTGATCCTTCTGATATTGGATTGCGCGGAGAATATACAGCCGCAGTCTTCGATCGTTACAAGGAAAAGCGAATTACTTATATCCCTACTACCTGCTTCCCAGAGCCAAAAGGTGGACAACCTCTAAAAGAAGAATACCAAACTCGAACTCTCAAGACTGCTGTACTAGATTGGTTGAGGTATCTGGAAGTTGCAGAAGATTTGCAAACAAAAGATATGGGTAAGCTTGGTCATGAGTTAAAAGTCACTCTACCTGGCTTAGGAAAAGAGCAAGATTTAATGCATGTCGGTGTTGGTGTCAGTCAAGTTTTACCAATTTTAGTAATGTGTCTTTTAGCTGACGAAGATACTACCTTAATTTTCGAGCAGCCAGAGCTTCACCTACATCCCCTGGTCCAAACTCGTCTAGCAGATTTTTTCTTGTCAATGGCACTTCTAGGTAAGCAATGTATCATTGAGACTCACAGTGAGTACTTAATTAATCGATTACGGTTTAGAGTTGCCTCTGATATCACTTCAGAGCCTAGAGATACTTTAGCCGAGCAAATCAAGATTTACTTTGCTGAAAAAGTTAAGGGAGCATCCAAATACTGTGAAGTAACAGTCAATAAGTACGGGGCGATCGTTGACTGGCCAAAAGGCTTCTTTGATCAGTCCCAACGTGAAGCAGAAGAAATTTTGAGGGCTTCGATGGCTAAGCGTAAACAAGAACGCCAGAAGAAGCAGGAGCAACTAGGGGAAAAGCCTGATGCCTGA
- a CDS encoding type II toxin-antitoxin system RelE/ParE family toxin, with the protein MPEALNVIVDPHLIALPDPCNSVKDLELFVENLLAWAKALDQEDIKILLAQSCLESLYADGFYPYDDYKLRTLLNTYTIDDEPIADEDTVALVLRRLLDQTPFLEEFIGISVILCDEDKTTIAPEHFLNRLGANTAQALRESLIMLMLWHQNISLTSSIQGCVFATGRGETLEQQNTLLVVSEVVDISCDENSPISYELPHVVNGSFHICVGDEDLLQNILGYTVLDLWNPQDEQLPCYVTTAGKNLLAEWLNSLIDLQAQKIIQARLTQVKRGTLGDHKSIGEGVYELRIRYGPAYRVYFGYVTTTQILLLCGGDKSTQPEDISKAKQYWKAYKQQ; encoded by the coding sequence ATGCCTGAAGCACTGAATGTCATCGTTGACCCTCATCTTATAGCTTTGCCAGATCCGTGCAATTCAGTAAAAGACTTAGAACTGTTTGTAGAAAACCTCCTTGCATGGGCTAAAGCATTAGATCAGGAAGATATCAAAATTTTGCTGGCTCAAAGTTGCTTAGAGTCACTATATGCCGATGGCTTTTATCCGTATGATGACTACAAATTACGAACACTCCTGAACACTTACACAATCGATGACGAACCCATTGCTGATGAAGATACTGTTGCCCTCGTTTTGCGGCGTTTGCTCGATCAAACACCTTTTTTAGAAGAGTTCATTGGCATTTCTGTCATCTTGTGCGATGAAGATAAAACAACCATTGCACCCGAGCATTTTCTCAACCGACTAGGAGCGAACACTGCTCAAGCTCTAAGAGAAAGCTTGATCATGTTAATGCTTTGGCATCAAAACATTAGCCTAACGTCGTCAATCCAAGGATGTGTGTTTGCCACAGGACGGGGTGAGACACTTGAACAGCAAAACACATTGTTAGTTGTTTCAGAAGTTGTAGACATAAGTTGTGACGAGAACTCACCTATCTCCTATGAACTTCCCCATGTCGTTAATGGCAGCTTCCATATTTGTGTTGGCGATGAGGATCTGCTTCAAAATATTCTGGGATATACAGTACTAGACCTTTGGAATCCCCAGGATGAGCAGTTGCCCTGCTACGTTACAACGGCAGGAAAAAATCTTTTAGCAGAGTGGTTAAACTCCCTGATTGACTTGCAGGCTCAGAAAATTATTCAAGCTCGTCTCACCCAGGTTAAGCGAGGCACCTTGGGGGATCACAAATCGATTGGTGAAGGGGTGTATGAGCTGAGAATCCGCTACGGTCCTGCTTACCGAGTTTATTTCGGTTACGTGACAACAACTCAAATTCTGCTGCTTTGTGGAGGAGACAAAAGCACTCAGCCAGAAGACATTAGCAAAGCAAAACAGTATTGGAAAGCGTATAAGCAGCAATGA
- the pglZ gene encoding BREX-3 system phosphatase PglZ has protein sequence MIKVNWRDRILEQFTPHAARLALVADPDNLLTEEDIAQKIQTRGFETLLYEDSISFRFIYESRYRSRWQDGSLSDLIVIVPSQPSELESLPFDLLKESDRRLSFSLNELFPNLSYPVLSTLDRNLLDPLYAAILEHQPDHLNDIETQDFILCHVFRIVSESIKEDSDLLHCLLRLHYKEQRLPDLLSDRLITILCQKPQFQKFPLKAIVPNRPVFLQFLQENWNSFAQQQILRSLPDSLASELSTSYGEVVETFLPFDHKDVWAFMDNLFREGYLKPANPMSLGFPGFEPKSNDLFRIGLYIDSLANQKYRFSKLLQLINESVPNNNAHHREWFSVAYRWAELLVLWHQINMNEEPELISEFYDIQKELDTAFLNWVQERYNTLHYQSPTNPAMLHHLPLFLARHIYPQNKQKVALVLMDGLALDQWLIIRKGLAEQKPQWRFQEEAVFALIPTITSVSRQAVFAGKTPIGFANSIQANNKESSLWQQFWIDQGFKAGQVGYKAGLRDEQHLEKAEELISHPAMRILGLVVPKVDRISHSKESYTPSMHEQIRPWVQQGFLTRMLNSLLENNFQVFLTADHGNIEATGIGRPSEGAIAEYRGERVRIYSETALRAKVKERFPTAIAWDSPILPPNYLPLLAPNRSAFIEDEKIVAHGGISMEELIVPFVQIRQ, from the coding sequence ATGATTAAGGTAAACTGGCGCGATCGCATTCTTGAACAATTCACTCCCCACGCTGCCCGTCTTGCCCTGGTTGCTGACCCAGATAATTTGCTGACGGAAGAAGATATAGCGCAAAAAATCCAGACTAGAGGCTTTGAAACGCTGCTCTACGAAGACTCTATCTCTTTCCGTTTTATCTATGAGTCCAGATACCGATCCCGGTGGCAAGACGGTAGTCTCAGTGACCTAATTGTGATTGTGCCATCCCAGCCTAGTGAGCTTGAATCCTTACCGTTCGATTTACTGAAAGAGAGTGATCGTAGGCTTAGCTTTAGCTTGAACGAACTTTTTCCAAACCTTAGCTATCCAGTTCTTAGCACGCTTGATCGAAACCTGCTTGACCCTCTATACGCAGCGATCCTGGAGCATCAACCCGATCACTTAAATGACATTGAAACTCAAGATTTTATCCTTTGCCACGTTTTCCGCATTGTTTCCGAATCGATTAAAGAAGACTCAGACCTACTCCATTGCTTGCTTCGATTACATTACAAAGAGCAGCGTCTACCTGATCTCTTGAGTGATCGATTAATCACGATTCTGTGCCAGAAACCACAATTTCAGAAATTTCCACTGAAGGCGATCGTGCCAAACCGTCCAGTTTTTTTACAGTTTCTTCAAGAAAACTGGAATAGCTTTGCCCAACAGCAAATTCTCAGATCCTTGCCAGACAGTTTAGCTTCGGAACTAAGTACATCCTATGGTGAGGTTGTCGAAACTTTCCTACCTTTTGACCATAAGGACGTTTGGGCGTTCATGGACAATCTGTTCCGTGAAGGCTATTTGAAACCTGCCAATCCCATGTCGTTAGGATTTCCTGGCTTTGAGCCTAAGTCCAACGATTTGTTCAGAATTGGCTTGTATATTGATTCTCTTGCTAACCAGAAATATCGATTCAGCAAACTTCTCCAACTGATTAACGAATCAGTTCCTAACAACAATGCCCACCACAGAGAATGGTTTTCTGTTGCTTACCGTTGGGCTGAGCTGTTAGTTCTTTGGCACCAAATCAATATGAATGAGGAGCCAGAATTGATATCCGAATTCTATGACATCCAGAAAGAGTTGGATACTGCATTTCTGAATTGGGTTCAAGAGCGGTATAACACGCTCCACTACCAATCACCCACCAATCCTGCAATGCTTCACCACTTGCCTCTGTTCCTGGCGAGGCACATTTACCCACAAAACAAACAAAAAGTTGCTTTGGTCTTGATGGATGGCTTGGCTTTAGATCAATGGCTGATCATTCGTAAAGGATTAGCTGAACAAAAGCCACAATGGCGATTTCAGGAAGAAGCGGTCTTTGCCTTGATTCCCACTATCACTTCAGTTTCACGGCAAGCTGTTTTTGCAGGAAAGACTCCAATCGGTTTTGCTAACAGTATTCAAGCCAATAATAAAGAGTCTTCCTTGTGGCAGCAGTTCTGGATAGACCAAGGCTTTAAAGCCGGGCAAGTCGGCTACAAGGCGGGCTTAAGAGATGAGCAACATCTAGAAAAAGCTGAAGAACTGATATCGCACCCTGCTATGCGCATTCTAGGTTTAGTAGTTCCTAAGGTCGATCGCATTAGCCACAGCAAAGAGTCATATACCCCTAGTATGCATGAGCAAATTCGTCCTTGGGTGCAACAAGGTTTCCTGACAAGAATGTTGAACAGCCTGCTTGAAAATAACTTCCAAGTATTCCTGACTGCCGACCACGGCAATATTGAAGCAACAGGCATTGGACGACCATCCGAAGGGGCTATCGCAGAGTATCGGGGAGAACGAGTCAGAATCTACTCTGAGACAGCACTTAGAGCTAAGGTGAAAGAAAGATTTCCAACTGCTATTGCATGGGACTCACCCATCCTTCCACCTAACTATCTACCCTTATTAGCGCCCAATCGCTCAGCTTTTATTGAGGACGAAAAAATAGTAGCGCATGGGGGCATTTCTATGGAAGAATTAATAGTCCCTTTTGTCCAAATTAGGCAATAA